In Flavobacteriales bacterium, one genomic interval encodes:
- a CDS encoding gliding motility-associated C-terminal domain-containing protein codes for MTTTFNPIDKLKHLLGSAMALVVIITSTSAYAQPYSIAAGTVNACASILEDTGGPSAPYSDNENFTVVICPDVPGDAISLTWVLFNLSTQGAQNTWDAIEIWDGNSTSETYLGSYSGTALSGLISSATNMNSTGCLTIRFRSNGIGTGDFAAGITCYTPCERPTAVASMSEAGPAMICVGEEISFDGTASYAATGFNITQYTWVFDDGSTSNTPVTSHIFSAPGEYIVQLNLIDDNQCVNSNVVDLQVLVSTTPSFAGTVESIETCLGATVDLTGVVTPTTWTGIPDANFGDGVYLPDDLGIPFVSDLLFTQFDPGQTLTDANDLQSICVSMEHSFMGDLVIQLACPNGQVMIMHQQGGGGTYLGDANDGDGNANPTIGECWDYCWSPTATLGTWEESSQWGTGTPNTMPSSQGTALIPGTYSSVQPFTNMLGCPLNGTWTITFTDLWGADNGFLCDWSLNFNPAIIPDATQFTPDIGTSTLDSASWSGPDLVLDPNDPLTAVATPTNPGTYAYQFFVTDNFGCSYDTTITVEISPQLELTAGLDIVLCSDPLPMGGAVVANGPPTNCVYTLQLHESFGDTWNGASLAVNIDGVITNHTISTSGMTELVVPLNVTTGATITLTFTAGTNWNNENSFTLLDDAGTIIYDSPDGPASGVSYTGTIVCGGGTSPVTWIWSPVDGLTDPSDPTTNVYVTEPTMYYLTGYLNNNPDCAVMDSVIVSPDPSIDAGSSAAITLCFGDPAIQLTDSLEGTPDQTGVWTDAGSAIVPGSFDPTIGAPGSYTYTVTSAAGCVATADLVITILAADDPLCCGVPDAGEPTFSCNLSINLNATPGNTGVGIWTGPSGAVFGNASNPQTTVTLQPGMGGTHWFYWRENDGAFCNTVDSVQMTLTDPLAITFSKTDAICYSYCDGTAHATVVGGNAAVALEYIWSTGENGPALTDVTDLCAGNYSLLVTDDNACIDTASFFIDEPILLEIDSIASQPVTCSGDCDGQIEIYDPEAVEYSYNDGLSWSVDAIAIGICEDIHPVRIRDSAGCFGTGVITVDGPPPVVSEFEWGPIPANINAPTITFHNTSTGSQNYVWDIDGLLTTTDTDTEFTFTDRVPGTYNVCLVAMNYNNCIDTTCHDVIIDDILFTYIPNAFTPDDDGKNDVFAMSVNIDVITKFQMMVFDRWGQMVYTATSPYDPWFGSYKNSGEILPQGVYAYRILFEIAGTEVQKEFLGHVTLIK; via the coding sequence ATGACAACGACCTTTAACCCTATTGACAAGCTGAAGCATCTATTAGGATCGGCCATGGCATTGGTGGTGATCATTACCTCTACTTCAGCTTATGCTCAACCCTATAGCATCGCTGCTGGCACAGTGAATGCTTGCGCAAGTATTCTTGAGGATACGGGTGGACCTAGCGCACCATATAGTGACAATGAGAATTTCACAGTAGTGATCTGTCCGGATGTTCCGGGTGATGCAATATCGTTGACATGGGTGTTGTTCAACTTAAGTACCCAAGGTGCTCAAAATACGTGGGATGCTATCGAGATCTGGGACGGAAACAGCACTTCAGAAACATATTTGGGGTCATACTCCGGCACAGCACTTTCCGGATTGATCTCGTCTGCAACCAATATGAATTCTACCGGATGCCTCACCATACGATTCCGTTCGAATGGGATCGGTACCGGTGATTTTGCTGCGGGGATCACGTGCTATACACCCTGCGAACGACCAACGGCCGTGGCTTCCATGAGCGAAGCTGGTCCCGCAATGATCTGTGTTGGAGAAGAGATCAGTTTTGATGGTACTGCGTCCTATGCAGCAACAGGCTTCAATATCACTCAATATACATGGGTATTTGACGATGGCAGCACGTCAAACACACCCGTAACGAGCCATATATTCTCTGCGCCTGGTGAATACATTGTTCAATTGAATTTGATCGACGATAATCAATGTGTGAATTCAAACGTAGTTGATCTCCAAGTCCTTGTAAGCACTACACCTTCTTTTGCGGGTACCGTAGAAAGTATCGAAACATGTTTGGGAGCAACAGTTGATCTTACGGGTGTTGTAACACCAACGACCTGGACGGGAATTCCGGATGCGAACTTCGGCGATGGTGTATACCTGCCCGATGACCTTGGTATCCCATTCGTTAGTGATCTACTATTCACCCAATTCGATCCTGGGCAAACCTTAACGGATGCGAACGATCTTCAATCCATCTGTGTGAGCATGGAGCATTCATTCATGGGTGACCTTGTCATTCAATTGGCCTGTCCGAATGGCCAGGTAATGATAATGCATCAACAAGGTGGTGGAGGAACCTATCTCGGTGACGCAAATGATGGAGATGGCAATGCTAATCCCACGATCGGTGAATGCTGGGACTATTGTTGGAGTCCGACAGCAACGCTTGGAACTTGGGAAGAATCTTCGCAATGGGGCACCGGAACACCGAATACCATGCCTTCGAGTCAAGGCACGGCATTGATACCTGGCACTTATTCCAGCGTACAACCATTCACCAACATGTTGGGGTGCCCATTGAATGGAACATGGACGATCACTTTCACTGATCTGTGGGGTGCGGATAATGGTTTCTTATGTGACTGGTCGTTGAATTTCAACCCAGCAATAATTCCTGATGCTACGCAGTTCACTCCGGATATTGGCACCAGCACGTTGGACTCTGCTTCATGGTCCGGACCAGATCTAGTATTAGACCCCAATGACCCATTGACCGCTGTTGCCACACCGACGAATCCGGGAACCTATGCTTATCAATTTTTTGTAACGGATAATTTCGGCTGTTCCTATGACACTACGATCACTGTGGAGATCTCACCACAGTTGGAGCTCACGGCAGGTCTGGACATCGTTCTCTGCAGCGACCCGCTTCCAATGGGAGGTGCAGTGGTAGCAAATGGTCCTCCAACAAATTGTGTCTACACATTACAACTTCACGAATCATTCGGCGATACTTGGAATGGCGCATCACTGGCAGTGAATATTGATGGTGTAATTACGAATCATACGATCAGTACATCAGGTATGACCGAATTGGTGGTCCCGTTGAACGTTACCACGGGGGCTACGATCACATTAACGTTTACGGCCGGGACCAACTGGAACAACGAGAATTCATTTACCTTATTGGATGACGCTGGTACGATCATTTATGATTCGCCCGATGGTCCAGCCTCAGGTGTATCGTATACGGGGACCATTGTTTGTGGTGGTGGAACAAGTCCGGTAACTTGGATCTGGAGTCCTGTGGATGGCTTGACGGACCCTAGTGATCCGACCACCAACGTCTATGTTACGGAACCCACGATGTATTACTTAACGGGTTACTTGAACAACAATCCGGATTGTGCGGTTATGGATAGCGTGATCGTGAGCCCGGATCCTTCCATAGATGCTGGATCGAGCGCAGCAATTACTCTTTGCTTTGGGGACCCGGCCATCCAATTGACGGATTCGCTGGAGGGCACGCCGGACCAAACGGGAGTATGGACCGATGCTGGTAGTGCCATCGTACCGGGATCATTTGACCCGACAATAGGCGCTCCGGGTTCATACACCTATACGGTAACGAGTGCTGCAGGATGTGTGGCCACTGCTGATCTGGTTATTACCATTCTAGCTGCGGATGATCCACTCTGTTGTGGTGTTCCGGATGCAGGAGAACCGACCTTTTCATGTAACCTCTCGATAAACTTGAATGCTACACCTGGAAATACCGGAGTCGGCATTTGGACGGGACCGTCAGGAGCAGTATTCGGAAACGCGAGTAACCCACAGACCACGGTTACACTACAGCCTGGTATGGGAGGAACGCATTGGTTCTATTGGAGAGAGAATGATGGCGCATTCTGTAACACGGTGGATAGTGTACAAATGACCCTAACAGATCCATTGGCGATCACGTTCTCGAAGACGGATGCCATTTGTTATTCCTATTGTGACGGAACTGCTCACGCAACCGTTGTTGGTGGAAATGCAGCAGTGGCACTTGAATATATTTGGAGCACCGGTGAAAATGGTCCGGCATTAACGGACGTTACTGATCTATGTGCAGGGAATTACAGCTTACTCGTAACGGATGACAACGCTTGCATCGATACCGCGTCCTTCTTCATTGATGAACCTATCCTTTTGGAGATCGATAGCATTGCATCACAACCCGTTACATGTTCCGGCGATTGTGATGGCCAGATCGAGATCTACGATCCAGAGGCGGTGGAATACAGCTACAATGATGGACTCAGTTGGTCCGTTGATGCTATCGCGATCGGCATATGTGAGGACATCCATCCGGTGCGGATCCGTGATTCGGCCGGATGCTTTGGAACAGGAGTAATAACCGTAGATGGTCCACCACCTGTTGTTTCAGAATTCGAATGGGGACCGATTCCTGCGAACATCAATGCCCCGACCATTACCTTCCATAATACAAGTACAGGTTCGCAGAATTACGTGTGGGATATCGATGGCCTTCTTACGACCACGGATACGGATACGGAATTCACGTTCACTGATCGAGTTCCTGGAACATACAATGTCTGTTTGGTAGCAATGAACTATAACAATTGCATTGACACGACATGCCATGATGTTATCATTGACGACATTCTTTTCACCTACATACCGAATGCGTTCACTCCGGATGATGATGGAAAGAATGACGTGTTCGCAATGAGCGTCAACATCGATGTCATCACGAAATTCCAAATGATGGTATTCGATCGTTGGGGCCAGATGGTTTACACCGCTACTAGCCCATATGACCCGTGGTTCGGAAGCTACAAGAACAGTGGAGAGATCCTACCTCAAGGTGTTTACGCCTATAGGATACTCTTCGAGATCGCGGGTACTGAAGTACAAAAAGAATTTCTTGGTCACGTTACCTTGATCAAGTAG